The proteins below come from a single Drosophila busckii strain San Diego stock center, stock number 13000-0081.31 chromosome X, ASM1175060v1, whole genome shotgun sequence genomic window:
- the LOC117134912 gene encoding antifreeze protein Maxi-like, translating to MDSSSNSNTDMPELKPPSAGTAGTGAAVASVACSSQTESLATTPQDSLAAAETTAGMDCATTTTTTTMMTAAAAAATITSAAAAAAASSSSSSAAGLTAATLNLPPPTPQLFSSAGEAAAASLSCVALLPAPTIASAPTPTATATAAASLEQSSTTDMPSAPASIGPSASDFDSDTELSVVAAAAAQRQMHKHSIDPTEAGTG from the coding sequence ATGGATAGCtctagcaacagcaacacggATATGCCGGAGTTGAAGCCGCCTAGTGCCGGCACTGCCGGCACCGGTGCGGCCGTTGCTAGCGTTGCATGTAGCAGTCAGACGGAGTCGCTTGCAACAACGCCACAGGATAGTCTAGCGGCGGCTGAGACTACCGCTGGCATGGATTGCGCgactacgacgacgacgacgacgatgatgacagccgcagcagcagcagcgacaataacgtccgcagcagcggcagctgccgcatcatcatcatcatcatcagcagcaggtTTAACTGCAGCAACGCTTAACCTGCCGCCGCCTACGCCACAACTTTTTAGTTCCGCAGGcgaggcagctgctgcttccttAAGTTGTGTTGCTTTACTGCCAGCGCCGACAATAGCATCAGCGCCGACGCcgacagcgacggcgacagcagcagcatctttaGAGCAATCCAGTACAACAGATATGccttcagctccagcttccATAGGTCCAAGTGCCAGCGATTTCGATTCAGATACGGAGCTATCTGTTGTCGCGGCAGCAGCCGCGCAGCGGCAGATGCACAAGCACAGTATTGATCCAACTGAGGCGGGCACGGGATAA